One Cryptomeria japonica chromosome 9, Sugi_1.0, whole genome shotgun sequence genomic window carries:
- the LOC131059601 gene encoding uncharacterized protein LOC131059601, whose product MKNSSIEFLEHQDFNFDLGFDLGHSISTEFHSCPADDLFYDGHLLPLTKSNAVQFSSSESSSFGENRILISEKLQTWRSDSLDSRSSYWTISSSNNSQASRGNFNYSASQRKNSGHVNSESKPRRSSSTSPKPRHWCTEKSLKWQQFFAVGLSKTPVMQLDDMRLRQQKSLKNRHIEQSVNGKMAGETPRAKDWIKMVTLTSLNGCMGSVKSVIHCTTVKKPINGRDLSH is encoded by the coding sequence ATGAAAAATTCAAGCATTGAATTTTTAGAGCACCAGGATTTCAATTTCGACTTGGGCTTCGATTTGGGCCACTCGATTTCAACAGAATTCCACAGCTGCCCGGCCGACGATCTGTTCTACGACGGCCACCTTCTTCCTCTTACTAAATCCAACGCAGTACAGTTTTCATCCAGCGAATCGAGCTCGTTCGGGGAGAATCGGATTCTGATATCAGAAAAACTGCAGACTTGGAGATCAGATTCGCTGGACTCACGGTCAAGCTACTGGACAATCTCAAGCTCTAACAATTCTCAAGCTTCGCGTGGAAACTTCAATTACTCTGCCTCGCAGAGAAAAAATTCTGGACATGTTAATTCTGAATCGAAGCCCCGTCGGAGCTCCTCCACGTCACCAAAGCCGCGACATTGGTGCACTGAAAAGTCTCTGAAATGGCAGCAGTTTTTTGCTGTGGGCCTCAGTAAAACTCCTGTTATGCAGCTGGACGACATGCGTCTCAGGCAACAGAAGAGCTTAAAGAACCGCCACATTGAACAGTCCGTCAACGGAAAAATGGCAGGAGAGACGCCCAGAGCCAAAGACTGGATAAAAATGGTTACTTTAACGTCGCTAAATGGTTGTATGGGTTCCGTCAAGTCTGTCATTCACTGTACAACAGTCAAGAAGCCTATTAATGGCCGAGATTTGAGCCATTAA